The genome window GGGTCCAGGTAAAGAAATCCCCTCCGAAGGAAAATTTTTCTCCGCCGGGATAATCAATCCTCAAAAAATCTGCAGTGGTACCGATATCAAGACGCAGGCGGTTTTCACCCAGCATAAAAGAACTGCCGGCTCTTGCTTCAAGAAGATTGCTGTAAAGCGGTTTAAAAGTAACTCCCTGCGGGAAATAGGTTGTTGTGTTCTGAGATAAAGTCCAATTAAAAAATCCTGCGAATAAAAGAACAAAACCAGCGAGTATTTTTATCATTAATTGAATTTTGAAAAGTTAACGGAAGTATCTTCCTTTCCATGTAATTCCCTTTGAAAACGGGAGAATTAACGGAAAAATGATAACATAAACTGACAAATATAACTCAAAGGGAAGAAAATATCTCAATACCCCCCGCATTTTTACCTTATGCAAAAGATTATGGAGAAGTAAAAAGTCGGCCAGAAACTTCAGCAGGGGGAGCAGAAGACAATACCCCTGCAGCATAAAAGGAGCGATAAAAAGTCCGGCAGAAGCGAGCCATGCAGCGAAAAACAGAAGGTAAAAGACCGGCGGGCTTTTCAGTCCTCCCGCAGCCCAGCGTTTCTTTTGGCTGAACAGTCCCCCAAAATCATTGACCGGCAGTGTTCTGACCGAGGTTCCTTCTGAAGCAATGTGCACCACTTTTTCCCCTTGCTGTAAAAAAGCCCTGGTCAGCTGAAAATCTTCAGTCACCGAAAACCCCAGTTTTTCAAATCCCCCGGTCTTCAGATATGAATCTTTTTTATAGGACATGTTGTTGCCCATTCCTGCTAACGGCACCCTTATCCCTGAAAATCCCGCCGCCACCCCATGAAGAAATGCAAAATCAAGTGTCTGCACCCCGCTCAACCATCCCCTTCCTTCCGGCAAGGTTACCCCGTTAACCATTGAAACACGGTTATGGTAGTATGAAACAAGGGAGGAAATCCAATCTTCCGGCACAATGCAGTCAGCATCGGTATTCAGGATAATATCCCCTTTAGCCAGACGGATACCCGATTCGAGCGCGCAGGACTTACCCGGGGGCAGCGCGATATCATTCCGGCTATCAGTTACAATAATTCTCGAATCTATTTTTTGATATTCACTCACTATCTGTTTTGTCCTGTCCTCTGAGCCGTCATTGACGATGATTATCTCAAAAAGATAAACCGGATATTTCTGACTGAGAAGAGATTCAATGCAGGCACCTATATTACCTTCTTCATTTCTGGCAGGGACGATTACAGAAACAAAGATAGGATCCGTACTCCCCGATTCATGCCTCCTCATCAGTCCTGCAACGGCAGCAATAACGAGTAAAGCATAAAACGAAAAGACGGATAGTACTACTGCTTCAGGCATGCGGCCGGATCTCCGATCCTCAGGTTTTTCGATATGATTTTTGAATAAGTAAAATCCAGAATCTCTTTAATCTTCGGACTGGTATTCGGGTTATTATGAAACACCATGATGTTACCCGTTTTAATATACCGATCAATAATCCGCGTTACGGACTTTACCTCATGGCGGAAGTCCCAGCTCAGCAATGACCACATAACCGTCTTCATCAGAAGTTTCCTCATCATGTGAGCCATTCCAAAAAACGGTATGCCGTATGGAGGCCGGAAATATCTGCATTCAATGCCGGATATATTCGAAATCAGGTCGTTTGTTTCGATCAGTGATTTTTCAATCTCTTTTCTGCTCATGAAAAGTGCCCTTCTGTGTGTTCCCAGATGATTTGAAAGCAGATGGCCGCTCTGCGCAATTTCACGCAATGCTCCCCGGTCTCCCGTTGCATTAATGAAAAACTGTGCTTTAATCTTTTTTTCATCGAGCCATTGCAGAATTATTTCTGTACTCTCAGGATAAGGCCCGTCATCAAAAGTAAAAAGCACGGAACCATCATTGGTTTCCCAGATCGTTTCAGAAAAAAAGCTCCGGATGAAACTGGGCGGAGAGATAAAAGGACTGACAGGCATTACTTTTATTTCCTGTGATCTCTTTTTTTCCAGGTAAATCCCGAAAATACTCCCGCAAGCACAGAATAAATGATATACAATGGGTGCAGTAATTCAGCCGGAAGCAGAACACCCGGGGAGAGTTTTTCCATATATATTCCAACCCCCTGCCTCAGTACCATAAAGTCAGCCGCGGTTTTGAGCAAAAATACCGCAAGAAAAAACAGTGTGTATTGTGCCGGATCATGCACAGCAGCCGCAAACAGCGCTATATATGCAATAAAAAAAAGGAAAAGAGGCGAAAGCATCAGTATTGTCTGGATACGGTAATTCAGACTTTTGCTGGCCCATCTTCTTCTCTGCTGTAAGAACTCCGCTGTTCTCTTTTCAGGAATTGTTGTCACCAGACAGCGCTTGTCAAAGAGAAATACAACCTTTTTCTTCTCCTGATAGAATATCTTATGCATAAGCTGTTCATCATCGCCAGATGTAAGAGTTTTGGCGGCATCAAATCCGTTTATCTTCTCAAATAAAGATTTGCGATAAGCTATGTTTGCACCGCTGCAGATGACCGGATGATTTGTACCGATTAGTCCGGCTCCCGAGAGTGAAAGTCCCGCGTGTTCCAAGCGCTGCATCCGTTCAAATATCCCCTTCCCCTCTGCAATTGTCACCGGACCGGTAACCATTCCGGTTGTACTGTCAAATGCCGCCGAAAGTGTGCTCAGCCATTCCGGCGAATGAACACAATCCGCATCCGTCCCTGCTATAATTTCCCCACGAGCATGTGAAACGCCATAAGTAATAGCGCTTTTTTTTCCCGTAACGCCATCGGGCAAATGCAGGAGTGTAACAGAAATTTCCCCCGTATATGCCTGAATTATCTTAACGCTGCTGTCATCTGAGTGATCGTTGATCAATAGTATTTCAAATGAATCCTTTGGATATTTCTGCCCCTCAAGTGAAGCTATCAGCCGCGGGATATTTTTCTCTTCATTCCTGAACGGTATGATGACTGACACATACGGTACAGAGTCGTTCGCTTTTTCACTGCTGATTCTTTTTAACCGGACTATCCCTCTGCATACTCTGAAAAGAAACGCAGCGTAATAAAAAAGCAGAATACCCGCAGAAAGAGGAAGGTAATCCATTTATTTATTTCTCAGCAGAAACCAGACACCAGGGAGTGAGGGTAAAAATATATTAATTAAGAATAAGAAGAGGGAGGCATTAAAACCAACCGCTTCGGAAAGGCCGAATGAGGTAAGATAAAAAATTGACACCGCTTCCCTGACGCCCAGTTCTCCCCAGGTAAAAGCCGGAATAAAAGATTTTGTATAAAAGAAAAGAGCAGCTCCCCATACATAATTCAGAATATCATTCTGACCGCTGAAAGACATCACCAGGAGTGCATACTGAAGCAAAATAATGATATAAATTCCCCCTGAATAAAGCATCAGGCGGCTGATCAGACTTTTATCCAGATCCTTCAGTATCAGAAACCGCTCACGGTAATTTTTAAGGAACCGGAACTTTGATATATATTTTACAACGGAATTGTTCCACCAGATCTCGCTTATCAGCAGATGCATGAAAAGAAAAAAGAGTATTGCGATAGTAACAAAGAGTGCGGTCGCTGCTATTGCGGGAACCTCAATAGTTACATAGAGAAAAAGTGTCAGTGAGAGTGCCCCTACACCGGCAATAAAAAAGAGATTAAAAATTTTATCCAGAAACGTAACTATCGTTACCTCAAGAAGCCCTTCATCTTTAAGGGCAAGCTTTCTTCCGAGATATTCACCCAGTCTCCCCGGAGTGAAAGAGCCGAAGAGAATTCCCATAAAAAAGGCCTTGCCAAGTTCGGCATCCTCCCGGGTTCCCACAACCTGTTTTGCCAGAAACTTCCACTTCTGGAACTGCATGGTAATATTGGGCACCATGAGCAAAATGGCAAGCCCCATATAGACCATATCAGCGGATACGATAACCTCCCAAAGATTTACACCTCCGACTTTGCCCGTAAGAAAACTGACCAGCCAGACGGTGGCTATCAGTTTAACGGCTACTATCCATTTCCCTTTATGGCGGGGTATGCTTTTTACAATCTGCTGAACAATGGAGATCAAAAATCTCCCCCTGTCAGCCGCGTATTACGGTATCGCTCTGCTCTGTCTGTCATTCGAATTGGTTACATTTACAGGTTAGTTTTATTTAATTTTTGAGCCGGTTAATGTTTGTAAAATTCTCTGAAATTGGTGGTTTTTCTAAACTTTTCACAGATTACATTGAAAATTATCAAAAAATAAGCAATTATTTTGCGGCCGATTACCGGAACGCAGAAGGTTTCCCTCCCCTTTTCCGGGATATTTCCTCCACGAAGAGGAATCATGCCGCCGCCCTTAAAGAAATAATTACTTCCCAATATAAAAAATTAACCCCGTCCCTTAAGACGTTTCATAATCTTAACCTGCTGGACAAAAAAAATACCCTGTTCATCACCACCGGACAGCAGCTTGGCATGTTCGGCGGACCGCTTTATACCCTCTATAAAACCATAACAGCCATTAAACTGGCAGATCAGCTTTCTGCCGACTTCCCTGAGTACAGCTTCGTTCCCCTTTTCTGGCTTGAGGGAGATGATCATGATATTGATGAAGTGGATTTTGTTCAGGTTTTTGATGAGGCCGGGCAGACCGTTCGGCTCCTCTACCCTTCCGAACTTGCCGGACCGGACAAGCGCCTGACCGTAGGAGAGATCAGGTTTGATGATCAGATTTATCAGCTCTTTGATGAACTGGATAAAAATCTGCGCAATACCGATTTTAAGGAACGGCTTATGGAACTGCTACGTTCCTGCTATTTCCCCGGCAATAGTTTTAAGGAGGCATTTAAGGCGCTCATGTTTGAGCTCTTTGATGAGAAGGGGCTCATCATCTTTGACCCGATAGATTCCCGGGTAAAGGAGCTGCTCAAACCGGTATTCAAAAACGAGATTGAAAACTACCGCACCCACATGGAAAAGCTCATCCGTGTTTCTGCAAAACTGGATGAGGAGTATCATGCACAGGTTAAAATCCGGCCCGTCAATCTTTTTATGAAGCAGGATAACGAACGCTTCGCGCTAGAGCCGGATGATAACGGCGGATTCCGTCTCAGAAGAAAAAAATTCTCTGCCTCAAAGGAAGAACTGCTTAGCGCCATCGAAAACACTCCGGAACTGTTCAGCCCCAATGTTTTATTAAGACCTGTTTGCCAGGACTTCCTTTTCCCAACCGCATTTTATGTTGGCGGTCCCGGGGAGGTAAGTTATTTCGCTCAGGTTTCTGTGCTTTATGAAGAGTTCAACCTTCAGATGCCGGTTATATATCCGCGTGCATCAGCAACGATATTCGAAAAAGGAATTACCAATACCCTGGCTAAATTCGGATTTACTCCGCAGGAAGTTTTTGTTCTTGGGGACGCACTTATTGAAGCCGGACTAAAGCAGGTGTCTGAATTAAATCTCTCGGGACATTTTGACCGGACCAATGAAACAATTGACCAGGCAATGGCTCAGCTCCGGGCAGCAATTGCATCAGTAGATAAAACGATTGCAGATGCTTCCGAGACAACCCGAAAAAAAATGCTGGGATATTTAGGTGAACTCCGCTCCAAAGCATCAGAAGCGGAAAAAAGGAAACATGAAACTTCGGTAAGGCAGCTCAATAAAGTGCTTTCAACCGTATATCCTGAAAAGAGTCTGCAGGAGCGTGAAATCAGCTTTATCTACTATGCGAATAAATACGGCATGGATTCAGTTAAGATGCTCTTTAACGAACTCAAACACGATGAGTTTGGGCATCAGATAATTACGCTGGGGTAAAACTTATAGCTGGTTAAAAATATCGCGCAAAGATCACTCCGATCCTCTCCAATCCGCTCTGCGAAGCATTCGTACAATCAGCGGGCTAATGAGAATCGGTAGGGACAGGTCGCGACCTGTCCTTAGGGTAAAACCGCAGAGAAATTACACTAACAGTGATTTCTCATCAGCCGCATCAAAGAAATTCAGCTTGCTCAGGTCCATATATAAGGGGTGTTTGGTTCTGGGGCTCAGGCGCTCTCTTGTGGGGATGCGTGCGGTTATCTGTATACCCTCCTGGGTAAAATAAAGGAATACTTCATTGCCCATCGGTTCTACAACTTCAAGCTCAGGTGTCAGTTCGTAATACTCTGTCCCCTCTTTTTTGGTAGAGATATCAAAGAAATCCTCCGGACGGATACCCATCACAACGTTCTTTCCGGCATGACCTTTCAGTTTTTCCGAATATACTCCG of Ignavibacteriales bacterium contains these proteins:
- a CDS encoding glycosyltransferase, translated to MPEAVVLSVFSFYALLVIAAVAGLMRRHESGSTDPIFVSVIVPARNEEGNIGACIESLLSQKYPVYLFEIIIVNDGSEDRTKQIVSEYQKIDSRIIVTDSRNDIALPPGKSCALESGIRLAKGDIILNTDADCIVPEDWISSLVSYYHNRVSMVNGVTLPEGRGWLSGVQTLDFAFLHGVAAGFSGIRVPLAGMGNNMSYKKDSYLKTGGFEKLGFSVTEDFQLTRAFLQQGEKVVHIASEGTSVRTLPVNDFGGLFSQKKRWAAGGLKSPPVFYLLFFAAWLASAGLFIAPFMLQGYCLLLPLLKFLADFLLLHNLLHKVKMRGVLRYFLPFELYLSVYVIIFPLILPFSKGITWKGRYFR
- a CDS encoding polysaccharide deacetylase family protein, with protein sequence MPVSPFISPPSFIRSFFSETIWETNDGSVLFTFDDGPYPESTEIILQWLDEKKIKAQFFINATGDRGALREIAQSGHLLSNHLGTHRRALFMSRKEIEKSLIETNDLISNISGIECRYFRPPYGIPFFGMAHMMRKLLMKTVMWSLLSWDFRHEVKSVTRIIDRYIKTGNIMVFHNNPNTSPKIKEILDFTYSKIISKNLRIGDPAACLKQ
- a CDS encoding glycosyltransferase, yielding MDYLPLSAGILLFYYAAFLFRVCRGIVRLKRISSEKANDSVPYVSVIIPFRNEEKNIPRLIASLEGQKYPKDSFEILLINDHSDDSSVKIIQAYTGEISVTLLHLPDGVTGKKSAITYGVSHARGEIIAGTDADCVHSPEWLSTLSAAFDSTTGMVTGPVTIAEGKGIFERMQRLEHAGLSLSGAGLIGTNHPVICSGANIAYRKSLFEKINGFDAAKTLTSGDDEQLMHKIFYQEKKKVVFLFDKRCLVTTIPEKRTAEFLQQRRRWASKSLNYRIQTILMLSPLFLFFIAYIALFAAAVHDPAQYTLFFLAVFLLKTAADFMVLRQGVGIYMEKLSPGVLLPAELLHPLYIIYSVLAGVFSGFTWKKRDHRK
- a CDS encoding flippase-like domain-containing protein, whose protein sequence is MISIVQQIVKSIPRHKGKWIVAVKLIATVWLVSFLTGKVGGVNLWEVIVSADMVYMGLAILLMVPNITMQFQKWKFLAKQVVGTREDAELGKAFFMGILFGSFTPGRLGEYLGRKLALKDEGLLEVTIVTFLDKIFNLFFIAGVGALSLTLFLYVTIEVPAIAATALFVTIAILFFLFMHLLISEIWWNNSVVKYISKFRFLKNYRERFLILKDLDKSLISRLMLYSGGIYIIILLQYALLVMSFSGQNDILNYVWGAALFFYTKSFIPAFTWGELGVREAVSIFYLTSFGLSEAVGFNASLFLFLINIFLPSLPGVWFLLRNK
- the bshC gene encoding bacillithiol biosynthesis cysteine-adding enzyme BshC; protein product: MFVKFSEIGGFSKLFTDYIENYQKISNYFAADYRNAEGFPPLFRDISSTKRNHAAALKEIITSQYKKLTPSLKTFHNLNLLDKKNTLFITTGQQLGMFGGPLYTLYKTITAIKLADQLSADFPEYSFVPLFWLEGDDHDIDEVDFVQVFDEAGQTVRLLYPSELAGPDKRLTVGEIRFDDQIYQLFDELDKNLRNTDFKERLMELLRSCYFPGNSFKEAFKALMFELFDEKGLIIFDPIDSRVKELLKPVFKNEIENYRTHMEKLIRVSAKLDEEYHAQVKIRPVNLFMKQDNERFALEPDDNGGFRLRRKKFSASKEELLSAIENTPELFSPNVLLRPVCQDFLFPTAFYVGGPGEVSYFAQVSVLYEEFNLQMPVIYPRASATIFEKGITNTLAKFGFTPQEVFVLGDALIEAGLKQVSELNLSGHFDRTNETIDQAMAQLRAAIASVDKTIADASETTRKKMLGYLGELRSKASEAEKRKHETSVRQLNKVLSTVYPEKSLQEREISFIYYANKYGMDSVKMLFNELKHDEFGHQIITLG